The following DNA comes from Burkholderia stabilis.
GCCGGCGCGCAGCGCATGTTCGCTGCGCCGCAGCGTCGCCTCGGCGAGATCGAGCGTCGGGCTGCCGGTCAGTGCTTCGCTCACGGTCGAGTCGATGTCGCGGCTGCCGAAACGCGTCCACCAGTCGCGCGCGAGCGTCGTGTCGGCCGACGGGACCTGCGTGGGTCCGCCGCCGGCCCGGGCACCGGACGCCGCGCCCGGATCGCCGGGCGGCACGAAGCGCGCGACGCGCGGCGCGGGCGGAGGGACGAAGTCGGGCCCGACCATGCATCCCGCGAGCAGCACGGCGAGCGCCAGCGCCGATGTTGCGTGGCGCAGCGTATGCCCGCGGCGGGGCCCGTCATTTGCCGGCGACGTAGACATCGACGATCTGCCCGGGAAACAGCCGCACGTTCCGGTTCGGCACGATACGGAAAATGACCGGCAGCACGCGCACGTCGACGCGCTCGGTGCGCTGGTCCGACAGTTCGATCTTCGGCGTGACGTACGGCTGCACGCGCACGAACTGGAGGTCGGCCTCGACCGACGTGCCGCGCACGAACATATGCGCCTTCAATGCATGCAGATCGGGCAGCTGGTGGATCAGGATTTCGTCGATGTAGCAGCGCACCTGCAGGTGGTCGACCGGCGTGCCGAGCACCGCGACGGGCGTGTTGCCCTGCGTATAGGTGTCGTAGAGCCCCTGCGAGGTCAGGTATGACCCGACGGCCGCGTTCATCGCCAGGACGGTGCCGTCCGCCGGCGCGCGCAGCGTGTAGCGCGCGAGCAGTGCGGCGGCCGCGTCGGCCGCACGCCGCAGCGCGATGGCCTGCGCCTCCTGGTTGCGGACGTCGAAGCTCCATGCGCCGGCTTTCGTCAGGCGATACTGCCGCGTCACGACGTCCAGGTTGGCCGCCGCGACGCGTACCGCGTTCGCGGCCGTGTCGAGCGCGTCGCGGCTGACCGCTTTCGGGTCGATGTCGTACGCGTGCCGCTGCTTGTCGTACTGATCCCGTGCCAGCTTCAGGCTGGCCTGGGCGGCCGCCGTTTGCGCACTGGCCACGTCGAGCACCTCGCGGCGCGGCTGCGCCTTCAGCTCGTCGAGCAGCGCGGTTGCCGCGTCGGCCTGCGCCGCGAGCTGGGCGGCCGTGGCGCGTTGCACCGAGTCGTCGATCGTCAGCAGCGCGTCGCCGGCCTTCACCGGGTCGCCGTCGTGCACGAGGATGCGTGTCACCGCGCCCGTGACGTCCGGATAGACGTTTACGTTCGCGCCGGCCGGCTGCTCGCTCTCGACGATGCCGTTCGCATAGACGCCGCGCGCGTACGGATTGGCGGCCGGCTTGAACACCGGCGGCTGCGGCGGCTCCTGGCGGCTGTACACCCACGCGGCGACGAGGCTCGCCAGGAAGCCGAGCAGGGCTGCCGCGAACACGAGCCGGTGTTTCAATCGCGCACCTCCGCGGTCGATGCCGTTCAGCTTGCCGTCCTCCATCCGCAGGATGCGATCCGCGTATTCGAAGATCCGCGCGTCGTGCGTGACGATCACGATGCAGCGCGTGTCGCTCAACACCTTGTGCTTGACGAAGTCGATGATCATGCGGCCCGTGTCGCCGTCGAGCGACGCGGTCGGCTCGTCGAGGATCAGCAGGTCGGGCTGGCTGACAATCGCGCGCGCGATCGCGACGCGCTGCTGTTCGCCGCCGGACAGCTTGACGGGCGGCAGTTGCGCGCGGTTCCCGAGTCCGACGACATCGAGATAGTTGCGTGCTTCCTTGATGGCGTCATCCCATGGCCGGCGTTTCAGGATCAGCGGGATCGCGACGTTCTCCACGGTCGTGAGTCTCGGAAACAGGTGGTAGTCCTGGAACACGAACCCGATCCGGTGCAGCCGGAAATCGGCGATCGCGTCGTTCGGCTGCGCCCACAGGTCGACACCGTCGATCGACACCGAGCCCGATTCCGGCCGCAGGATGCCCGAGATCACGCTGAGCAGCGTCGTCTTGCCGCTGCCTGACGGCCCGACGATCAGCAGCATCTCGCCGAAGCTGGCCTGCATCGACACGTCGCACAGGGCCTGCGTGCGCGCTTCGCCGTCGCCGAACCACTTGCTGACGCCACGCGCGTCGATCGCGACATTCGTCATCGTCAGCCCCGGAAGATGTCGAACGGTTCGATGCGCAGCACGCGCCGCACGCCGAGATAGCTCGAGATCGTCGCGATCACGACCACCATGCCGAACGCGAGCGACAGGTTGCCGAACGTGATGAGCGCCGCGTAGTCGGGAATCTGCAGTTTCGCGAGACTGATCAGCAGCACGCACAGGCCGACGCCGATTCCGTATCCCGTCAGCGCCGTGAACGTCGCCTGGAACAGGATCATCGTGACGAGCTCGCGGCTTTTCGCGCCGATCGCCTTCAGCGCGCCGAACTTGTCGAGGTTTTCGAGGATGAACGCGTAGAACGTCTGACCGGAAATCGACAACCCGATGATGAAGCTGATGATCGTCATCAGCATGATGTTGGTGCCGAGCCCCGTCTCGTACTTGTAGAAACGCGAGATCTGCGCGATGAATTCGTCGCGCGTGTAGGCTTGGTAGCCTAGCGATTTCACGACGGCCTTGATGTGCGCAATGTCCGCATCCGACTTCGGCTCGACGAGAATGTACGAGGTCGTGAAGCGCGGCGACGGAATATAGCGGATCGCGCGCGCATACGTGGTGTAAAGCGTCGGCGTGCCGAACAGCCCGCTCGCGGCGACCTTCGCGATGCCGACGATCACGCCGCGATGATCGTTCAGCTCGAAATCGGTGCCGACCGACGGGTTTTCCAGCTTGCGGAACTCGGTGTCGTCGATCGCGATGAAGCCGTTCTCCGCATAGATGTCCTCGATCCGGCCCTGCAGCATCGTCGGGCGACCCAGCAGGCTGGCGTCGTCGAGGCCGACGACCGTCACCGCCTGGTAGGTGCCGGAGCGCAGCTTGACGAGCGCGGCACCGGAATAGAGCGGCACCGCGTACTTGACGCCGTCGATGCTGCGCACGGCGTCGAGCACGTAGTCGGGCATGCCGATGCTGTTGGCGATCGTCTTCACGGCCGGGTCCATCACCCAGACCTTCGCGCCGATATTGATGACGGACGCCGACGATTTGTTCAGGATGCCTGCGAACAGCGACGTCATCTCGATCATCAGCAGCACCGAGAACGTGATGCCGACGGTCAGCGCAGTGAACTTCGCGCTGTCGTTCACGAGCAGCTTGAACGCGAGGCGGAGGATGCCGTTCACGATGTCGAATGAATCGGGCGCGGGTGCTTCAGGTACGCTCGCCGGCGGCCGGATTCAGCTGCGCGACGAATGCGACGACGCCCGAAATCAGCGCGACGATCGCGTACGGGAAGACGCGCGCTTCGACCAGCATGGCGTGCACGACGCCCAGCAGGGACGCGAGTGCGATGAACACGCCCAGCGTGGCAAGAACGGTCCGGTATTGCTCGCGAATCATGACGTTCTCCCGTGAAGCGGCGGCGTCCGTTCGCGCTGCCACGTTGCCGCGCGCTCGGCTTCCAGAGTTTTCTCAAGATGTGGCTTCATCATCGCGTGCGGGCCTCCGGTGCGGTTGATCTGTATCAACGGACGAATCCGGCGCCATCAGGGTGCCCGGCCTTCTGCCCGCCCGTCGTCGTTCTAACGCGTCGTTCGGTCGGCCCGTCTCAATCGACGTCGGACGCGATCGTCAGGCATGACACGGCCCACATCCCGCGACGTGCATCGCCGGTGTCGATGACCGTCGTGTCCCGGAACGGCTGCAGTTCCGGCCAGGGCGCGCATTGTCGCGACGTGCTCCGGTTTGCCGGGGCGGCCGGGTGCGACGCGTCATGCAACCTGCCGGCGATCACGCAGACGGCCAGCATCGTGACGACCGCTATCCCGTGTACGGGATTGCGCAGGCAGGCTTCGACCTGCTCGCTCCGGCTCGCGCCGAACAGGCACCAGCGGCAGAAGTGTTCGCAGTTGTTCGTGAGCAGCCGGTAATGGCGTTCGCCGAGGCGCGAGGCCGCGCGGCGAGCGACCTCCGATCCGCTGTACCGGGCGGCGGCGTGCCGGATGATCGCCAGTTCGAAACCGGCCGCAAAATGGTCAATGGAGATGATCTCGACCGGGCCGCCGCTCAGCCGCCGCGAGAGCCCCGCATAGTGAATCACCTGGCCCTCGCCGATGTAGATCCCGTGGTGCACGTAGCCCCTGCGCCGGGTCACGAGATGCGCGCCGACCGGCCATTCGCTGCCGGGCTCGGTGATGCCGGATTGCGCTGAAGTCGGGTGGTTCACTGCCAGCTCCTGAATCCCGCGGCATGGGCCGCCCCGTTGCCGGAGCCGGCCTGGCGGACGGTCCGCCGCGTGACCGCCGAACACGAGAT
Coding sequences within:
- a CDS encoding HlyD family secretion protein translates to MKHRLVFAAALLGFLASLVAAWVYSRQEPPQPPVFKPAANPYARGVYANGIVESEQPAGANVNVYPDVTGAVTRILVHDGDPVKAGDALLTIDDSVQRATAAQLAAQADAATALLDELKAQPRREVLDVASAQTAAAQASLKLARDQYDKQRHAYDIDPKAVSRDALDTAANAVRVAAANLDVVTRQYRLTKAGAWSFDVRNQEAQAIALRRAADAAAALLARYTLRAPADGTVLAMNAAVGSYLTSQGLYDTYTQGNTPVAVLGTPVDHLQVRCYIDEILIHQLPDLHALKAHMFVRGTSVEADLQFVRVQPYVTPKIELSDQRTERVDVRVLPVIFRIVPNRNVRLFPGQIVDVYVAGK
- a CDS encoding ABC transporter permease; protein product: MNGILRLAFKLLVNDSAKFTALTVGITFSVLLMIEMTSLFAGILNKSSASVINIGAKVWVMDPAVKTIANSIGMPDYVLDAVRSIDGVKYAVPLYSGAALVKLRSGTYQAVTVVGLDDASLLGRPTMLQGRIEDIYAENGFIAIDDTEFRKLENPSVGTDFELNDHRGVIVGIAKVAASGLFGTPTLYTTYARAIRYIPSPRFTTSYILVEPKSDADIAHIKAVVKSLGYQAYTRDEFIAQISRFYKYETGLGTNIMLMTIISFIIGLSISGQTFYAFILENLDKFGALKAIGAKSRELVTMILFQATFTALTGYGIGVGLCVLLISLAKLQIPDYAALITFGNLSLAFGMVVVIATISSYLGVRRVLRIEPFDIFRG
- a CDS encoding DUF2964 family protein, whose amino-acid sequence is MIREQYRTVLATLGVFIALASLLGVVHAMLVEARVFPYAIVALISGVVAFVAQLNPAAGERT